The following coding sequences lie in one Xanthomonas hyacinthi genomic window:
- a CDS encoding DUF1631 domain-containing protein, producing the protein MSVSPSSPHAHPARDPHLLMQARDGMLPVLGQAFAAALAHFDDVLFDRAESAGASQLLFLDGMRELRRRRDEIAARFRAQLDQAWQALDAGTPLSAEVALAGYGQGLSLVSESELESRLAVRNLASVLLREWKPVLNRIDRRLGWIAGGLELDADTNPVGPEHIGVAVHAAFSTSDLAPEVRLVLIKLCERDLTAGIGKLYQELDDSLARAGVMPEISRPRPPPRRAPAPEERQARAEHHAGFGEDGGVAGGAGESDEHYTPAWASRFVDRWAESRGRLQSAEGYAEAGANLPGGSQGVLLEALHELLQQTRSVRESATSAASAAVGQQRSLSQREMISVLSLLQATPSATLRAAIGDDGESLAQRLKSEVLSNATQFGVDPAHARLDPVDEDAIDLVGMLFDVMLDERDLEGRSRELIGRLVVPFVKVALLDRRMFVQKTHPARRLLNSLAEACEGNNGESPAERVLMGKVEEIIERLVAEFNENLAIFLTLEEEFRDFLAQHRRRIEIAERRAAETQRGQEKLELARQRAEAELQVRLQGVQLPQALDDFLRLPWQHHLTMAVLREGEDGAGVCDALALADGLLEEAAEARRHIVGKPWLQAWQGPLNKVFASVGLHAEAAAAAINVLHDTLQAVAELRPELERPLPQLPQVALPQPPAQEAQPVEVTAAETVEDYDNADADRFRAMPIGTWLDFIDRDGKVQTGKLSWVSPISARLLFVNRRGVRFCVASPEELAVMVRLGRLRSHINDGAFDSAMQGVIDRLDPHNATLH; encoded by the coding sequence ATGAGTGTCAGCCCCAGCTCGCCGCACGCACATCCCGCGCGCGACCCGCATCTGCTGATGCAGGCGCGCGACGGCATGCTGCCGGTGCTGGGGCAGGCGTTCGCCGCCGCACTGGCGCATTTCGACGACGTGCTGTTCGACCGCGCCGAAAGCGCCGGCGCCTCGCAGTTGCTGTTCCTGGACGGCATGCGCGAGCTGCGCCGCCGCCGCGACGAGATCGCGGCGCGCTTCCGTGCGCAGCTGGACCAGGCCTGGCAGGCGCTGGACGCCGGCACGCCGCTGTCGGCCGAAGTGGCGCTGGCCGGCTACGGCCAGGGCCTGAGCCTGGTCTCCGAAAGCGAACTGGAATCGCGGCTGGCGGTGCGCAACCTGGCCAGCGTGCTGCTGCGCGAATGGAAGCCGGTGCTCAATCGCATCGACCGCCGCCTGGGCTGGATCGCTGGCGGCCTGGAACTGGACGCCGACACCAATCCGGTCGGCCCCGAGCACATCGGCGTCGCGGTGCATGCCGCGTTCTCCACCAGCGACCTGGCCCCGGAAGTGCGGCTGGTGCTGATCAAGCTGTGCGAGCGCGATCTCACCGCCGGCATCGGCAAGCTCTACCAGGAGCTGGACGACAGTCTGGCGCGGGCCGGGGTGATGCCGGAGATCTCGCGGCCACGACCGCCGCCGCGGCGTGCGCCGGCACCGGAAGAACGCCAGGCACGCGCTGAGCATCATGCCGGTTTCGGCGAGGACGGCGGCGTTGCCGGCGGGGCGGGCGAGTCCGACGAGCACTACACGCCGGCCTGGGCCAGCCGCTTCGTCGACCGCTGGGCCGAGAGCCGCGGTCGCCTGCAGTCCGCCGAGGGCTACGCCGAGGCCGGCGCCAACCTGCCCGGCGGCAGCCAGGGCGTGTTGCTGGAGGCGCTGCACGAACTGCTGCAGCAGACCCGCAGCGTGCGCGAGAGCGCCACCTCCGCGGCGAGCGCCGCGGTCGGCCAGCAGCGCTCGTTGAGCCAGCGCGAGATGATCTCGGTGCTGTCGCTGCTGCAGGCCACGCCCAGCGCCACGCTGCGTGCGGCGATCGGCGACGACGGCGAATCGCTGGCACAGCGGCTGAAGAGCGAGGTGCTGTCCAATGCCACCCAGTTCGGCGTGGATCCGGCGCATGCGCGGCTGGATCCGGTCGACGAGGACGCGATCGACCTGGTCGGCATGCTGTTCGACGTGATGCTCGACGAGCGCGACCTGGAGGGGCGCTCGCGCGAGCTGATCGGGCGCCTGGTGGTGCCGTTCGTCAAGGTCGCGCTGCTGGACCGGCGCATGTTCGTGCAGAAGACCCACCCGGCGCGGCGCCTGCTCAACTCGCTGGCCGAGGCCTGCGAAGGCAATAACGGCGAAAGCCCGGCCGAGCGCGTGCTGATGGGCAAGGTCGAGGAGATCATCGAGCGGCTGGTCGCCGAGTTCAACGAGAACCTGGCGATCTTCCTGACCCTGGAAGAGGAATTCCGCGATTTCCTGGCCCAGCACCGGCGCCGCATCGAGATCGCCGAGCGCCGCGCCGCCGAGACCCAGCGCGGCCAGGAAAAGCTGGAACTGGCCCGGCAGCGCGCCGAGGCCGAGCTGCAGGTGCGGCTGCAGGGCGTGCAGCTGCCGCAGGCGCTGGACGACTTCCTGCGCCTGCCGTGGCAGCACCATCTGACCATGGCGGTGCTGCGCGAGGGCGAGGACGGCGCTGGCGTGTGCGATGCGCTGGCGCTGGCCGACGGCCTGCTCGAGGAAGCGGCCGAGGCGCGGCGGCACATCGTCGGCAAGCCCTGGCTGCAGGCCTGGCAGGGGCCGCTGAACAAGGTCTTCGCCAGCGTCGGCCTGCATGCCGAGGCGGCCGCCGCGGCGATCAACGTGCTGCACGACACGCTGCAGGCGGTCGCCGAACTGCGCCCGGAACTGGAACGCCCGCTGCCGCAACTGCCGCAGGTGGCGCTGCCGCAGCCGCCGGCGCAGGAGGCGCAGCCGGTGGAGGTCACCGCGGCGGAGACGGTCGAGGACTACGACAACGCCGACGCCGACCGCTTCCGCGCGATGCCGATCGGCACCTGGCTGGATTTCATCGACCGCGACGGCAAGGTCCAGACCGGCAAGCTGTCGTGGGTGAGCCCGATCTCGGCGCGGCTGCTGTTCGTCAACCGCCGCGGCGTACGCTTCTGCGTGGCCTCGCCGGAAGAACTGGCGGTGATGGTGCGGCTGGGCCGGCTGCGCAGCCACATCAACGACGGCGCCTTCGACAGCGCGATGCAGGGCGTCATCGACCGGCTCGATCCGCACAACGCGACCTTGCACTAG
- a CDS encoding DUF1631 family protein translates to MTIAEYAEEPLPSRNSDLLDQVRDVVSVPLAEAFGEVLEVLADALFRMAERAGSAQNDYLEAIQLLRQQREPIAARFRGHLAQAWQALEAARPLSVERTLARARGDLSLVSEQELDVRLAVRNLAGAIQHRWRPELMRLNRFLGFIAGGQRIDADNNPFGPEHVGAAVYAALHGLVLAPQVQLAIVKICEQELQERVGELYGRLERRLDEVALARSLPVGRTRRRAIPRNGAGDDDPAPDWISRFFQTWNAAAPLSAAQRRAACALDAHARDDHDVLPPALRALLHEAQPAAAEAAADTRRSLSPRELLSILSLLQTTPLAGFAAIGEHAEALAQGLRRQVVAIGASLGLDPAATRLDPADADTLELVGLLFEVMLDECVLQPAQRELLGQMLVPLAKVALIDSRLFVRDGHPARRLLNLLADACDGNAGDSAIEQVLLAQAQDVVERVLRDFDEHLAVFLALEAEFGSAYEQYRRRVQIAERRAAELQRAEERRDKARRLAAQAVHERLQRGADGTASPAPIETFLRQPWCQYLQQSALRDDGHGAAVSAALALGDAVLAQCRQAQTGGGVPAGGWLQPQRAELLRLWTSVGLDAAAAEAAWLGLHAALDDLAHARPVQTVAPAPVAVAPEAPAAEAVPALPEPAQASDFDHVTAEYFRTLAMGTWLDFVDREGRVQPGKLSWVSPISSRLMFVNRRGGRLCVASPEALAMMVQLDRLRLHRDDDAFYSAMQGAVDRLERVAVAA, encoded by the coding sequence ATGACAATCGCCGAATATGCCGAGGAGCCGCTGCCCAGCCGCAATTCGGACCTGCTCGACCAGGTCCGGGACGTGGTGTCGGTGCCGCTTGCCGAAGCGTTCGGTGAGGTGCTGGAGGTGCTCGCCGACGCGCTGTTCCGCATGGCCGAGCGGGCGGGGTCGGCACAGAACGATTATCTCGAGGCGATCCAGTTGCTGCGGCAGCAGCGCGAGCCGATCGCCGCGCGCTTCCGCGGCCACCTGGCGCAGGCCTGGCAGGCGTTGGAGGCGGCCCGCCCGCTGTCGGTGGAGCGCACCCTGGCGCGCGCGCGCGGCGACCTGAGCCTGGTCTCCGAGCAGGAACTGGACGTGCGCCTGGCGGTGCGCAACCTGGCCGGCGCGATCCAGCACCGCTGGCGCCCGGAACTGATGCGGCTCAACCGCTTCCTCGGCTTCATCGCCGGCGGCCAGCGCATCGATGCCGACAACAACCCGTTCGGCCCCGAGCACGTCGGTGCCGCGGTCTATGCTGCGCTGCACGGCCTGGTGCTGGCGCCGCAGGTGCAGTTGGCGATCGTCAAGATCTGCGAGCAGGAACTGCAGGAACGGGTCGGCGAGCTGTACGGCCGGCTGGAACGGCGCCTGGACGAGGTCGCGCTGGCGCGTTCGCTGCCGGTCGGGCGCACGCGCCGCCGCGCCATCCCGCGCAACGGCGCCGGCGACGACGACCCGGCGCCGGACTGGATCAGCCGCTTCTTCCAGACCTGGAATGCCGCCGCGCCGCTGTCGGCCGCGCAGCGCCGCGCCGCATGCGCACTGGACGCGCATGCGCGCGACGACCATGACGTGTTGCCGCCGGCGTTGCGCGCCTTGCTGCACGAGGCGCAGCCGGCAGCGGCGGAGGCGGCCGCCGACACGCGCCGCAGTCTGTCGCCGCGCGAACTGCTGTCGATTCTGTCGCTGCTGCAGACCACGCCGCTGGCCGGCTTCGCCGCGATCGGCGAACACGCCGAAGCGCTGGCGCAGGGGCTGCGCCGGCAGGTGGTGGCGATCGGCGCGTCGCTGGGGCTGGATCCGGCCGCCACCCGCCTGGATCCGGCCGATGCGGACACGCTGGAGCTGGTCGGGCTGCTGTTCGAGGTCATGCTCGACGAATGCGTGCTGCAGCCGGCGCAACGCGAACTGCTCGGGCAGATGCTGGTGCCGCTGGCCAAGGTGGCACTGATCGACAGCCGCCTGTTCGTGCGCGACGGGCATCCGGCGCGGCGCCTGCTCAACCTGCTCGCCGATGCCTGCGACGGCAACGCCGGCGACAGCGCGATCGAGCAGGTGCTGCTGGCGCAGGCGCAGGACGTGGTGGAGCGGGTGCTGCGCGATTTCGACGAACACCTGGCGGTGTTCCTGGCCCTGGAAGCGGAATTTGGCAGCGCCTACGAGCAGTACCGGCGCCGGGTGCAGATCGCCGAGCGCCGCGCGGCCGAGCTGCAGCGCGCCGAGGAGCGCCGCGACAAGGCGCGGCGCCTGGCCGCGCAGGCCGTGCACGAACGCCTGCAGCGCGGCGCGGACGGCACGGCGTCGCCGGCGCCGATCGAGACCTTCCTGCGCCAGCCCTGGTGCCAGTACCTGCAACAGTCGGCGCTGCGCGACGACGGCCATGGCGCGGCGGTAAGCGCGGCGCTGGCGCTCGGCGACGCGGTGCTGGCGCAATGCCGTCAGGCGCAGACCGGCGGTGGCGTGCCGGCCGGCGGCTGGCTGCAGCCGCAGCGCGCCGAGCTGCTGCGGCTGTGGACCAGCGTCGGCCTGGATGCGGCCGCCGCCGAGGCCGCCTGGCTGGGCCTGCACGCGGCCCTGGACGATCTGGCGCATGCGCGCCCGGTGCAGACCGTGGCGCCCGCACCGGTGGCCGTCGCGCCCGAGGCGCCGGCGGCCGAGGCGGTGCCGGCGCTGCCGGAGCCGGCGCAGGCGAGCGATTTCGACCATGTCACCGCCGAGTATTTCCGCACCCTGGCAATGGGCACCTGGCTGGATTTCGTCGATCGCGAAGGGCGCGTGCAACCGGGCAAGCTGTCCTGGGTCAGCCCGATCTCGTCGCGGCTGATGTTCGTCAACCGCCGCGGCGGCCGCTTGTGCGTCGCCTCGCCGGAAGCACTGGCGATGATGGTGCAACTGGATCGCTTGCGCCTGCATCGCGACGACGATGCGTTCTACAGCGCGATGCAGGGCGCGGTGGACCGGCTGGAGCGGGTCGCGGTCGCGGCCTGA
- a CDS encoding nitroreductase family protein — translation MRTLHSLQALDERRSVPSKQLGEPGPDHATLLAMLRSAVRVPDHGKLVPFRFLRIAGQARLALGAFLAERTLQRDPDAPPAAVEKDRERFAHAPLAIAVIARLQHEEKVPEIEQWLSAGSVCFALLQAAQAYGFGAQWLTAWMAYDAAVAARLGLAENERIAGFIHIGTPRLQVPERERPDPQQLLSDWTP, via the coding sequence ATGCGCACACTTCACTCGCTGCAAGCGCTGGATGAGCGCCGCTCGGTGCCGTCCAAGCAATTGGGCGAGCCCGGACCCGACCACGCGACCCTGCTGGCGATGCTGCGCTCGGCGGTGCGCGTGCCCGACCACGGCAAACTGGTGCCGTTCCGGTTCCTGCGCATCGCCGGCCAGGCGCGCCTGGCGCTGGGCGCGTTCCTGGCCGAGCGCACGCTGCAGCGCGACCCGGACGCGCCGCCCGCCGCGGTGGAGAAGGATCGCGAGCGCTTCGCGCATGCGCCGCTGGCAATCGCGGTGATCGCGCGGCTGCAGCACGAGGAGAAAGTGCCGGAGATCGAACAATGGCTGAGCGCCGGCTCGGTCTGCTTCGCGCTGCTGCAGGCGGCGCAGGCCTATGGCTTCGGCGCGCAGTGGCTGACCGCCTGGATGGCCTACGACGCCGCGGTGGCGGCGCGGTTGGGCCTGGCCGAGAACGAGCGCATCGCCGGCTTCATCCATATCGGCACGCCGCGCCTGCAGGTGCCGGAGCGCGAGCGTCCCGATCCGCAGCAGCTGCTCAGCGACTGGACCCCGTGA
- a CDS encoding 5'-3' exonuclease, translating into MNAATPTRPLYLVDASLYVFRAWHSIPDEFQDAQGWPTNAVHGFARFLLDLLERERPQHIVIAFDEALDSCFRNRLYPAYKANRAPAPDALRRQFAHCKALCAALGLGVLAHHDYEADDLIGSALHSVRGAGFHGVIVSADKDLSQLLLEFDEQWDYARGQRWGAAGVKARHGVHAHQIADYLALTGDAIDNIPGVAGIGAKSAAIMLAHFGDLDTLLARIDEVAFLRLRGAAQMAVRLREQREQALLWRQLATIALDAPLHSAAPGFARGQADADMLHGLCEALRFGPLTRRRLLRAGLDSPLG; encoded by the coding sequence GTGAACGCGGCGACGCCGACGCGACCGCTGTACCTGGTCGATGCCAGCCTGTACGTGTTCCGCGCCTGGCACTCGATCCCCGACGAGTTCCAGGATGCGCAGGGCTGGCCGACCAACGCGGTGCACGGCTTCGCCCGCTTCCTGCTCGACCTGCTCGAACGCGAGCGCCCGCAGCACATCGTCATCGCCTTCGACGAAGCGCTGGACAGCTGCTTCCGCAATCGCCTGTATCCGGCCTACAAGGCCAACCGTGCGCCGGCCCCGGACGCGCTGCGGCGCCAGTTCGCGCACTGCAAGGCGCTGTGCGCGGCGCTCGGCCTGGGCGTGCTGGCGCACCACGACTACGAGGCCGACGACCTGATCGGCAGCGCGCTGCACAGCGTGCGCGGCGCCGGCTTCCACGGCGTGATCGTGTCCGCCGACAAGGACCTGTCGCAGCTGCTGCTCGAATTCGACGAGCAGTGGGACTACGCCCGCGGCCAGCGCTGGGGCGCAGCCGGGGTCAAGGCGCGGCACGGCGTGCATGCGCACCAGATCGCCGACTACCTGGCGCTGACCGGCGATGCGATCGACAACATTCCCGGCGTCGCCGGCATCGGCGCCAAGTCCGCGGCGATCATGCTGGCGCATTTCGGCGACCTGGACACGCTGCTGGCGCGGATCGACGAGGTCGCGTTCCTGCGCCTGCGCGGCGCCGCGCAGATGGCCGTGCGCCTGCGCGAACAGCGCGAACAGGCGCTGCTGTGGCGGCAGCTGGCCACGATCGCGCTGGATGCGCCGCTGCATTCGGCCGCGCCCGGCTTCGCCCGCGGCCAAGCCGACGCCGACATGCTGCACGGCCTGTGCGAAGCGCTGCGCTTCGGCCCGCTGACCCGGCGCCGGCTGCTGCGGGCGGGGCTGGACAGTCCGCTCGGCTGA
- a CDS encoding NUDIX hydrolase, translated as MTRHDSPPRIVYEGKYQRMVVRGTWEYSERVHAGGLAAIIVAVTPDDDVLFVEQFRVPLQARTIEMPAGLVGDIDAGESIEVSAVRELEEETGWTADHAEVLMIGPTSSGASNEKVAFVRASGLRKVGDGGGDASEDITVHAVPRTCAAAWLVQKMGEGYALDAKLWAGLWMIEHQLDGTPRG; from the coding sequence ATGACCCGCCACGATTCTCCGCCCCGCATCGTCTACGAAGGCAAATACCAGCGCATGGTGGTGCGCGGGACCTGGGAGTATTCCGAACGCGTGCACGCCGGCGGCCTGGCCGCGATCATCGTGGCGGTAACCCCGGACGACGACGTGCTGTTCGTCGAGCAGTTCCGCGTGCCGCTGCAGGCGCGCACCATCGAGATGCCGGCCGGGCTGGTCGGCGACATCGACGCGGGCGAATCGATCGAGGTGTCGGCGGTGCGCGAACTGGAGGAAGAGACCGGCTGGACCGCCGACCACGCCGAAGTGCTGATGATCGGCCCGACCTCCTCCGGCGCCAGCAACGAGAAGGTCGCCTTCGTCCGTGCCAGCGGCCTGCGCAAGGTCGGCGACGGCGGCGGCGACGCCAGCGAGGACATCACCGTGCACGCGGTGCCGCGCACCTGCGCCGCGGCCTGGCTGGTGCAGAAGATGGGCGAGGGCTACGCGCTGGACGCCAAGCTGTGGGCCGGGCTGTGGATGATCGAGCACCAGTTGGACGGCACCCCGCGTGGCTGA
- a CDS encoding N-formylglutamate amidohydrolase: MAEPTARADASPPLLGAGDPPPYRVYQAQGRSPYLLIADHAGQQVPQALAGLGLPQHELDRHIGWDIGIAGVTRALAQALDALAIVQTYSRLVIDCNRPLAAPGSIAEASDGTAVPGNQGLDAAARAARAEAIFSPYHARIAAELDRRRDAGIATILIAMHSFTPAMAGVARPWHAGVLYQRDTRFAHALLAELRAEPGLVVGDNQPYSVSDATDYAIPVHAEARGLAHVELEIRQDLIADPAGQRQWAQRLLCMLNRLQATFTPG, from the coding sequence GTGGCTGAGCCGACGGCACGCGCGGACGCCAGCCCGCCCCTGCTCGGCGCCGGCGATCCGCCGCCCTATCGCGTGTACCAGGCGCAGGGCCGCTCGCCCTATCTGCTGATCGCCGACCACGCCGGGCAGCAGGTGCCGCAGGCGCTGGCCGGCCTCGGCCTGCCGCAGCACGAACTGGACCGGCACATCGGCTGGGACATCGGCATCGCCGGGGTGACCCGCGCGCTGGCGCAGGCGCTGGATGCGTTGGCGATCGTGCAGACCTATTCGCGGCTGGTGATCGACTGCAACCGGCCGCTGGCGGCGCCGGGTTCGATCGCCGAGGCCAGCGACGGCACCGCGGTGCCGGGCAACCAGGGCCTGGACGCCGCCGCGCGCGCGGCGCGCGCCGAGGCGATCTTCTCGCCCTACCACGCGCGCATCGCCGCAGAACTGGACCGGCGCCGCGACGCGGGCATCGCCACCATCCTGATCGCGATGCACAGCTTCACCCCGGCGATGGCGGGGGTGGCCCGGCCCTGGCACGCCGGCGTGCTGTACCAGCGCGACACGCGCTTTGCCCACGCGCTGCTGGCCGAACTGCGCGCCGAGCCGGGACTGGTGGTCGGCGACAACCAGCCGTATTCGGTCAGCGATGCCACCGACTACGCGATCCCGGTGCACGCCGAGGCGCGCGGCCTGGCGCATGTGGAACTGGAGATCCGCCAGGACCTGATCGCCGACCCGGCCGGGCAGCGGCAGTGGGCGCAGCGCTTGCTCTGCATGCTGAATCGGTTGCAAGCTACCTTCACGCCGGGCTGA
- a CDS encoding transglutaminase-like domain-containing protein has protein sequence MLIRLGYEIRYRFLQPTPVLAMLDIHDSRRTDIVVATALQTEPAVPLRGYRDQYGNSCTRMLAPAGALTLRADAVVRDSGLPDQYRYDAPQTPVQELPEHTLMYLLGSRYCETDLLSGMAWDLFGSAPTGWARVQAICDYVHAQIEFGYVHARPTKSAAQALQEGRGVCRDFAHSAIALCRCMNIPARYCTGYLGDIGVPASAAPMDFSGWFEAFLDGQWYTFDARHNLPRIGRVLIARGRDAADVAISNTFGYNTLESFVVWTDETDQARLDPRPAAAANGAGTGAAALHTEGLYL, from the coding sequence ATGCTCATCCGCCTCGGCTACGAGATCCGCTACCGTTTCCTGCAACCGACCCCGGTGCTGGCGATGCTCGACATCCACGACAGCCGCCGCACCGACATCGTCGTGGCCACCGCGCTGCAGACCGAGCCGGCGGTGCCGTTGCGCGGCTATCGCGACCAGTACGGCAACAGCTGCACACGCATGCTGGCCCCGGCCGGCGCGCTGACCCTGCGCGCCGACGCGGTGGTGCGCGACAGCGGCCTGCCCGACCAATACCGCTACGACGCGCCGCAGACGCCAGTGCAGGAGCTGCCGGAGCACACCTTGATGTACCTGCTCGGCAGCCGCTACTGCGAGACCGACCTGCTCAGCGGCATGGCCTGGGATCTGTTCGGCAGCGCGCCGACCGGCTGGGCGCGGGTGCAGGCGATCTGCGACTACGTGCATGCGCAGATCGAATTCGGCTACGTGCACGCGCGCCCGACCAAGAGCGCCGCGCAGGCGCTGCAGGAAGGCCGCGGCGTGTGCCGCGACTTCGCCCACTCGGCGATCGCGCTGTGCCGCTGCATGAACATCCCGGCACGCTATTGCACCGGCTACCTGGGCGACATCGGCGTGCCCGCCTCGGCGGCACCGATGGATTTCTCCGGCTGGTTCGAGGCATTCCTGGACGGCCAGTGGTACACCTTCGACGCGCGCCACAACCTGCCGCGCATCGGCCGGGTGCTGATCGCCCGCGGTCGCGACGCCGCCGACGTGGCGATCAGCAATACCTTCGGCTACAACACGCTGGAATCGTTCGTGGTGTGGACCGACGAGACCGACCAGGCGCGGCTGGATCCGCGTCCTGCCGCCGCAGCCAACGGCGCCGGCACCGGGGCCGCCGCGCTGCACACCGAAGGGCTTTATCTCTAG
- the pip gene encoding prolyl aminopeptidase produces the protein MRTLYPEIDPFDSGTLPVDARHTLYYEQCGNPQGKPVVLLHGGPGGGCNAKMRRFHDPARYRIVLFDQRGAGRSTPHADLVDNTTWDLVADIEKLRETLGIARWQVFGGSWGSTLALAYAQTHPQRVTALVLRGIFMLRRWELEWFYQEGASRLFPDAWEHYIAAIPPVERADLISAFHRRLTSDDQATRLAAARAWSVWEGATSFLHVDADFVDGHEDAQFALAFARIENHYFVNGGFFEVEDQLLRDAGKLADIPGAIVQGRYDVICPLQSAWELHKAWPKATLQITPSAGHSAFEAENIDALVRATDAFA, from the coding sequence ATGCGCACGCTATATCCCGAGATCGATCCGTTCGACAGCGGCACGCTGCCGGTGGACGCGCGCCATACGCTGTATTACGAACAGTGCGGCAACCCGCAGGGCAAGCCGGTGGTGCTGCTGCACGGCGGGCCGGGCGGCGGCTGCAATGCCAAGATGCGCCGCTTCCACGATCCGGCCAGGTACCGCATCGTGCTGTTCGACCAGCGCGGCGCCGGCCGCTCCACGCCGCATGCGGACCTGGTCGACAACACCACCTGGGATCTGGTGGCCGACATCGAGAAACTGCGCGAAACGCTCGGCATCGCGCGCTGGCAGGTGTTCGGCGGCAGCTGGGGCTCGACCCTGGCGCTGGCCTACGCGCAGACCCATCCGCAGCGCGTCACCGCACTGGTGCTGCGCGGCATCTTCATGCTGCGCCGCTGGGAACTGGAGTGGTTCTACCAGGAAGGCGCCAGCCGGCTGTTCCCGGATGCCTGGGAACACTACATCGCCGCGATTCCGCCGGTGGAGCGCGCCGACCTGATCTCCGCGTTCCATCGCCGCCTCACCAGCGACGACCAGGCCACGCGCCTGGCCGCGGCGCGCGCGTGGAGCGTGTGGGAAGGCGCCACCAGCTTCCTGCACGTGGATGCGGATTTCGTCGACGGCCACGAGGACGCGCAGTTCGCGCTGGCGTTCGCGCGCATCGAGAACCACTATTTCGTCAACGGTGGCTTCTTCGAGGTGGAAGACCAGTTGCTGCGCGACGCGGGCAAGCTCGCCGATATCCCCGGCGCGATCGTGCAGGGCCGCTACGACGTGATCTGCCCGCTGCAGAGCGCCTGGGAGCTGCACAAGGCCTGGCCGAAGGCGACGCTGCAGATCACCCCGAGCGCCGGCCATTCCGCGTTCGAGGCGGAAAACATCGACGCCCTGGTGCGCGCGACCGACGCCTTCGCCTGA
- the prmC gene encoding peptide chain release factor N(5)-glutamine methyltransferase: MNAPTPESLLRAACAQIDRADAEALLIHALQRDRAWLFAHARDPLPAPATQRFGELLARRAQGEPVAYLSGRRGFWTLDLAVGPATLIPRADTERLVELALERLDTAPGRRVADLGTGSGAIALALASERPQAQVLATDLSEAALAVAQANARTHRLHNVGFAHGSWLAPLGGQRFDLIASNPPYIAANDPHLAQGDLRYEPASALVSGTDGLDAIRAIVAGASAHLLPGGWLLLEHGWEQGAAVCALLAEAGFEAVATHQDLEARERVTLGRWAAA; this comes from the coding sequence ATGAATGCCCCCACCCCCGAGTCCCTGCTGCGCGCGGCCTGCGCGCAGATCGACCGCGCCGATGCCGAAGCCTTGCTGATCCACGCCCTGCAGCGCGATCGCGCCTGGCTGTTCGCGCACGCCCGCGATCCATTGCCGGCGCCGGCGACGCAGCGCTTCGGCGAGCTGCTGGCGCGGCGCGCGCAAGGCGAGCCGGTGGCCTATCTGTCCGGCCGCCGCGGTTTCTGGACCCTGGACCTGGCGGTCGGCCCGGCCACGCTGATCCCGCGCGCGGACACCGAGCGCCTGGTGGAACTGGCATTGGAGCGGCTGGACACGGCGCCGGGCCGCCGCGTCGCCGATCTCGGCACTGGCAGTGGCGCGATCGCGCTGGCGCTGGCCAGCGAGCGGCCGCAGGCGCAGGTGCTGGCCACCGACCTGAGCGAAGCGGCGCTGGCGGTGGCGCAGGCCAATGCGCGCACGCATCGCCTGCACAACGTCGGCTTCGCCCACGGCTCCTGGCTCGCGCCGCTGGGCGGACAGCGCTTCGACCTGATCGCCAGCAACCCGCCCTATATCGCTGCCAACGACCCGCATCTGGCGCAAGGCGACCTGCGCTACGAACCGGCCAGCGCGCTGGTCTCCGGCACCGACGGGCTGGACGCCATCCGGGCGATCGTCGCCGGCGCATCGGCGCATTTGCTGCCGGGCGGCTGGCTGCTGCTGGAGCACGGCTGGGAGCAGGGCGCGGCGGTGTGTGCGCTGCTGGCTGAAGCCGGTTTCGAAGCGGTGGCGACCCACCAGGATCTGGAAGCGCGCGAGCGGGTCACGCTGGGGCGCTGGGCGGCCGCTTGA